The window GATTATGAACAATTATTTGACGAAAAATTAGAATTATTGCTGAAAATCAATTCAGAAGAAAATGTAAGCTGGTCTGGAAAGCTTCGTGCTCCGATGCAGAATCAGACCGTTTATCCAAGGGCAAAAAATGACGGTAAACTTTCAATCTGGAGAGCTGTTGGAGGAACTCCTCAGTCTGTTTTGAGTGCAGCACAGCTTGGAATGCCTTTAGTGGTAGCTATCATTGGAGGAATGCCAATCCAGTTTAGAAATCTGATCGAGTTCTACAAGCAGGAATACCAGAAAGCAGGGCACGATGTTTCGAAAATGCAGATTGCGATTCATTCGCATACTTTTGTAAGTGATGACCAACAAGTAGTGGATGGATATTTCCATAATTATAAATCCCAGATGGACAGGATAGGAGCATCCAGAGGATGGGCACCTTACACAAAAGCTCAGTATGAGGGCGGAAGAAGCAAAGACGGAGCATTGTTTATAGGAAGTCCGGCAGAAGTAGCCGATAAAATTGCTTACATGAAAGAAATTTTCGGAATTACAAGATTTATCGGTCACATGGATGTGGGGGATCCTGCCCATGAGGTGATGATGAAGTCTATAGAATTGTTTGGAAATGAAGTGAAGCCTGTTATAAAAGGACTTTAAAACAGAAGTTTATGAGGAGCAAAAGCCACAGAGAGATCTTTGTGGCTTTTGTTGTTTATATGTAATATTATCATTAAATAATTTCAATCAGACTGCCTCTTTCCTCGTCTTTAATAATGTTGAGCGCTGTGGGGATTTTCTCTTTCAGCTCTTCAACGTGCGAAATAATTCCTACAATCCTGTTTTCTTTCATCAGGCTGGTGAGCGTTTCAAATACGATATTCACAGATTCTGTGTCCTGTGTTCCGAAACCTTCATCAATAAAGAAGAAATTCTTATCTGCCTGTGCATTGGACTGGACACTTTCTGCCAGTGCCAGAGCAAGACTTAAAGAGACCTGAAATGCCTGTCCTCCCGAAAGTGTTTTTACACTTCTGCTTTTCCCTTCGTTGAGGTAATCAATAATTTCAAAATCATTATTTTCATTAAGTTGAAGGCTCAGCTGGTTCCTTGTCATCCTATGAAAACGTACATTGGCATGATCACAAAGCTGTCTCAGATAAATAGAAGAAACATATTGTACAAAACCTGCTCCTTTAAACAGGTTTATCATAATCTTTAAATTTTCCGAACGTTTCTGCAATTTGGCAAGCTCTTTTAAAAGAGTCTCTTTCTTCACAAACTCTTTTTCCAGTCTGTCTATTTCTGCAATTTTAGTCACTACAGAATCACTTATTTTTTTCTGTTCAACTTGTGCTTTAAGAAATTCCTGCTCAGCCAGAGAAAACTGCTCATTATCAAATGAAAGTCCTTTAAGCTTGAGCTCGAGCTCTTTGATGAACTTTTTTAAAGCCTCAAATTCTACTTTAAAATTCTGAATTTTGGCTCTTACTAATTCAACATTGATTTCCTGAAGTAAAATATTCTCCACTTCTTTAAATTCACTGAAATTTTGATCAGCCAAAGCCTTCGCCATCGCGCCTTCATTATCAGAAATTTCTTTTTCAAGTTCTGTAATCTGTTTCTCAGACTGACTGACAATGGCTTTCTGTTCAGCTAATTTCGGAGAAAGAATTTTTTCCTGCTCCAGTGCGTTCTGGTAATTTTCTTCGGTTTCTTTATTGGATTTTACCAGCGTTTGATAGGTTTCTTCAATCTCAGCTTTTTCTTTCTGGATGTATAGATTCCAATCCAGAATCTTAAGGCCGGAACGGCTGATATTGATCTGTTCCTGCTTTGAAACTTCTTCCATACGGAATGCTTCCAGAGCGCTCTTATACTTTTCCAAAGTTTTGGTTTCCCTTTCCAGATTATCTCTTTCCAAAGCAATATTCCGCTCAGTTTCTTCAATCTTTTTTTCTAAAGTAAATGAGTACGACCGTTTTTTTTCAAACTCCTCTTCCTGATCGGGTGAAAATGTTTTCCAGTTGAATTTCTGAATATGATCTTCAATACTTTTCTGAATCTGAGCCGTAATTTTCTGCTCAGAAAGAAGCTGCTCTTCAAAGATTTTTTTACGGTCCAGAATTTTGTCTATTTCAGCTTCCTTCCTTTGAAGAGCAGTTATTTCCTGTTCTAAAGATGTTATTTTCTCCTGAATTTCCTGCAGCTCAGCATTCACATCATGAAATTCCACAATATGCGGGTGTTCCTGAGATCCGCAAAGAGGGCAGTTCTCACCGTCATGAAGTTCGCTGGCGAAACGGGAAAGTTCTTTTTGAATTTTAAGATGATCGAGCTTCTGGGAAAGTTCCTTTTTCTTAGTTTCTAAAGTTTCTTTTATAATCCTGAAATCTTCTTTATAATTTTCGATATAAACAAATGGCTTTAATTGTTCTGCAATTTCTCCAATCTGCTTTTGATGTTTCTCGATCTTTTCGGTTTGTTCCTGAAGTGATTTTTTTAAGTTTTTTTGCTGGATAAACCAGTGGCCCACTTCAGAAAGCAAAGCAGAATCAAGCTTTTGTTCTTTTAAAATTTTTATTTGTGTCGAAAGCTCATCAATTTTCTTTTGAATTTTTTCTTTATTGAGGTCTACTTCTTTTACCTTTTCAGAACCTTTCTGGGTTCTTTCATTCAGAACTTTGATCTCCTCAGAAAACTTAAGGACTTGAATGATGAGATTCAAATCATTTTCCTGAATTCTGGATTGCTCCAATGCTTTAAACTTCGGCTCAAGAGACGTAAGTTGTTCTTTTATAATAGTAAAAGCTTTTTCAGTTTCCTGCCAGCTTTTGATCTGTTGTTCTTTCTCATTTCGTTTGTCTGAAATTTCTTTTGAAAGCTTATTTTTCTCAATAATTAATGGATTGAAAAGCCTGAAAGTACGGTCGTATAATTCTGCCTGTGCTTCCAGAGCATCCATCTGGGGCTTTTCTTCAGAAAGTTTGCTGAATTTTTCCTTATTCTGCTGTAAACTGTCAAAGTCGCTTTTTAAGTTTTTCAGCTGTTGATACGTTTGGGAAACCTTCTCCAGTTTTTCATTGGATTCTGAGAGGAGTTTCTGCTCTTCAGCCAACTGTTCTTTCTGAAGTTTAATTTTCTCTTCATTGATTTCTTCAAATCCTTTTAACTGTCCTTCCAGCTGATCCAGTTCGGATCTGTTTTTTACATTGAGTGTGGAAACATTGTTCTGAAGGTCAAATTTCTGAAGATTAAAGATCTCCTTCATCATATTGGTTCTTTCTGCTGCACCCAATTCAAGAAATTCTTTGAACTGTCCCTGCGGAATAATGATGGTTCTTTTGAAGTTGGCATAGCTTAAGCCAATAATAGCTTCAGCATTTGAATGATCCAGAGGAACCCATTTACCATTGATATGCTCATAAAAAGTAACCGCATTGGGTTTTACCTCTTCGAATTTCTTGGAATTTCGCTTAAAATCGCGGGTAGCACGGAAAAGCTTATTTTCATAATTCACAAAATCAAATTCAATGTAAGAGCTGTTTGACTTTAAATTCATCATGTTGTAAGCTCTTTTGTCACGCATGTTCAGACGTTCCGTTTCGCCGTATAAAGCAAACGAAATCGCTTCAAGGACCGATGATTTTCCAGAACCTACCGCCCCGAAAATTCCGAAAAGCCCGGCTTCAGTAAGATTCCTGAAGTCAATCGTCTGGCGTTCCTGATAAGAGTAAAGTCCTTCGATAGTTAATTGAACAGGGATCATGGCTTATGCATTTAAAATTTCGTTAAACAAATTCATCAGTTCTTCATTGGCTTCCTGCCCGCCGTTTTTAGATTTAAAATAATCTTTGAATAAAACATCAATATCCTGGCTCAAATTAATTTCACGGGTTTGATTCTCACCTAATTCAAGATTTCTGATTTTGGGAATAAGATGAACAATTCCGTTATGAGACTGATAAATCAACCTTCTTTCGTCAGCTGTTAAGAAAGTTTCGCTTTCCAGTGTAAGTTCAATAAATGTATTTGGATTTTCTCTCATCCATTGAACGGCGTCATCAATGGAAGTAAATGTTTTTCTGACTAAAGCTCTTCCACTGGCCAATGCTTTTTTCTCATAGGAAACCACTTTTCCCGGTGCTGCATCAATAATGGAAACATATTTTGTCTGCCCGGCTTCACTGAAACTGTAACATAGGGGAGAAGACGAGTAAATAACGGGTTTTTCCTTCGTTCCAATATTTTGAAAAGCATGAAGGTGGCCCAATGCTGTATACTGAATCTGTTCCGGAATACTGTCCGAAAAAATAAGATCTGCATTCCCGATTTTAATAGGTTTTTCTCCTTCGGGTTCTTCCAGAATTTCCGCTCCTCTTTTATTCATATATAAATGAGCCGTCAGAAGATTCACTCCGGAATTGTCACAAAACTGATCCGCAAGGTTTTTCCAGTTCTGGGAAAGCACTTTATTGATTTCCTCCTCTTTATTTTCTCCAAAATATTCTTTTAAGCGGATCTCATTGGCGAAAGGAGTGTGAAGAACTCGTACCGGAAAATCTATTCCTTCAATTTTAAGTTCAATAAAACCTTCTTTTGAGTGGGTAATGCTGAAATGTTCTGTTCCAAAAGGAGTGATCTCGGCTTTAGGGTGACCTATCAAAATAATTCCGCATTCCCTTGCCAGAGGGTCAGGAGCATTAATTAAGCTGGGAGAATCATGATTGCCGGAAATAGCAATGACCGGACGTTTCCCATTCAGTGATAAACGTTTTAAGGTTTTATAAAAAAGTTCAGCAGCCTCTACACCTGGATTGAAATTATCAAAAAGATCTCCGGCAATTAAAACTAAATCAACGTTTTGTTCATCGGCAATCTGAACAATTTCATTCATCACCAGAACCTGTTCTTCCAGTCTTGAAAAACGGTCCAGGCGTTTACCCAAATGCCAGTCGGCTGTATGCAGAATTTTCATAAAAAGTTGATCTTTGTTTACAGTAAATAGATAAAATTACAACGGATTTATCGCTCATTATCAGTTTCCTTTGCTTTAAAATCCTCTAAAATTTGTTTTAAGCGTGCTTTTCTTTCTACCTCGGCATTTTGTATTTTCCGTTTTTTCTGATCAATCTTCTTTTTATTTTTTTTTCTGTTTGCATCATTATTTTTACTCATATTTATCGGTAAGAAATAGCTTCCTCAAAAATAAGAAACAAAAAGGAAGAAGGGGGGAGGATTTCCATATAAACTTATAATAAATTAATTTAGCAAAAAAAAGATGGAACAACAGTCCAAAGATCCTCTGCATGGAAAAAGGCTGGATGCTATTCTTGAAGAGCTGGTAGAATACTACGAAGGTTTTGAAAGACTAGGCGAACAGATCAATATAAAATGCTTTACTGATAACCCAAGCATAAGTTCTTCTCTGAAGTTTCTGCGGAAAACACCGTGGGCAAGAACAAAAGTAGAGAGCCTGTATCTGTTTATGCTGAGACAGAAAAAAAGAGAAGAAGGCAGACAAAAATAGAGACTTTAAGTGGAGTGATAAAGGAACTTAAGATACAGCAAAGAAGATCTGTTTTTCTCTATGCCTTTCATAACTTCCTTCTTCCATTCCACCGCTTTCAGGCTCATTGAATCATTTCAAAAATAGTATATTTGTACCATTAATCGTGAAACAAAATCACGAAAAAAAGAAAAAATATGACAATTGAAAACAATCACGTTGTAGCTGTAAAGTATATACTTCACACTATCGAACCAGATGGAAGTAAGATTCTTGTAGAAGAAACAACAACAGAAAATCCGCTTACATTTTTGTATGGTGTGGGAATGATGATTCCTAAATTTGAACAGAATATCCTTGGTTTGAAAGCTGGAGATAAAGCTGCTTTTACGATTCAGCCAGAAGAAGCTTATGGTGAAAGACAGCCGGATGCTATCGCTCAATTACCAGTGGAAATGTTCAACGAATCAGGTCTTCCGCCTGTAGGAGCTATTTTACCGCTATCTGACAACCAGGGGAATAATTTCCAGGCTTTTGTAGTAGAAATTACTCCGGAAGTGGTAGTAGCAGATCTTAACCATCCTATGGCGGGTAAAGTGTTAGATTTCCAGGTGGAAGTGCTGAATACCCGTCCGGCAACAGAAGAAGAATTGGCACATGGCCACGCTCACGGAATTGACGGAAACGAATCTCACTAAAAAATACAAAAAATGTCCGGTTATTTCGGATATTTTTTAGAGATAAAAAATGAGCCGCAGATAATTCTGTGACTCATTTTTATTTATAAGGCTATAATAGGTATTGAATGCCTGGCATTCCCCCCTTCCGGAGGGGTGGCGAAAATTCAAAGAATTTTTGATGGGGTGGTTCTATACGTAAAGCATTACTCTATAATTATTAATCCAAAAACTCCCCTGAAACATAATACCAGCGCTCATGCATTTTCTGAAAAACAGAAAACTCATGATGAATCTGCTGGTGACCATCCTGATCGGTATAATAAGCCTTAAATTCCACATGATTTAAAGCCGGAGTTCGGATAATTTCCAGTTTTGTCCATTGGTTAATTTCTCCCCATTCCTGAAGCTCTTTCTTGCTGTGGAATTTTCTTTTTCCGGGAAGAGTTGTCTCCATCAGGTATTCACCATTCGGAATGGCAAAAGCAGAAAATCGGGAACGCATTAGTGCTTCAGCGGTAGGAGCATGGTTTTCTCCGGTATGATAAGGCTTACAGCATTCTTCGTAGGGTTTTCCTGAACAGCATGGACAGTCCATATATGGTATTTTAAATTTTGAATTGCAAAAATAATGAATCTCATTAGAAACGGCCTTCTGTATATTTGAATTTTATAATGGCATTAATATGCTGAATGATAATATCTTCAATAGGAACGGGCTTTAGCCCGTTCAAAATAAACAAACAAAATCCATCGGCTTCAGCCGAAACATAGAAAATTTTATTTATCACAAATAGGTATAAAAAAAGAAGCACTCTAATTAAAGAATGCTTCCTGTTGATTTATTTTATAAACCCTCTGTTTCTTAACAAAGGTTTGATATCCGGATCATGTCCCGTAAAATCTCTGAATGCCTGATTCAGGTCCACAGAATTTCCTACAGAAAGAATATATTTTCTGAAACGGTCACCATTTTCTCTGGTTAACCCTCCGTTTTTACTGATCCATTCCCATGCATCATTATCCAATGTTTCAGACCATAAATAAGCGTAGTATCCTGCAGAATATCCACCGCCCCAGATGTGGGCAAAGTATGGAGTGTGGTATCTTGGAGGTACCGTTGCCAGATTGAATCCATGGCTGGCTAAAGACTGCTTCTCAAAATCCAGAACCGGAATAAACTGACTCTCATTGCTTACGGTATGCCAATCCATATCAAGTTCAGCAGCAGACACCAGTTCAGTAGTCATGTAACCCTGATTAAAAGTGGATGCTTTCTTAATTTTATCTACCAAAGCCTGAGGAATAGGCTGTTTTGTTTCATAATGTACAGCATAATTCTTCAGAACTACAGGATCCAAAGCCCAGTGCTCGTTGATCTGAGATGGGAATTCCACAAAGTCTCTCGGTACATTTGTTCCTGAAAGTGAAGGGTATTTCTGGCTGGCAAACATCCCGTGAATAGAGTGTCCAAACTCATGGAAGATAGTGGAAACATCATCATAACTGATTAGTGAAGGCTTTCCCGGAGCCGGTTTCTGATAATTGTAGCAGTTGACGATGACAGGTTTTGTCCCTAATAAATAAGACTGCTCAACAAAATTACTCATCCATGCTCCACCATTTTTAGAATCTCTGGTATAGAAATCCAGATAGTAGATGGCGATAGATTTTCCGTCATGATCGAAAACCTCATACGTTACAACATCCGGATGGTAAACAGGAAGATCTGTTCTCTTTTTGAACGTCAGTCCATAGAATTTTTCAGCCGCGAAGAAAACTCCTTTTTCCAGAACGGTTGTAATTTCAAAGTAAGGCTTTATCTGGCTCTCGTCAAGATCGAATTTAGCTTTTCTTACCTGCTCGGCATAGAAATTCCAGTCCCATGGCTCTACTTTGAAGCCTCCTTTTTGCTGGTCAATAAGATCCTGAATATCTTTTGCCTCACGTCTGGCAGTCTCTACAGCCGGATTAGCAATCTGGTTCATCAGTTTAGTAGCAGCTTCAGGTGTTTTTGCCATCTGATCCTGGAGTTTCCATTCAGCAAAGTTTTTCTTGCCTAAAATCTGCGCTTTCTTCAGTCTTAGTTTAGCAAGTTGCTCAATGGTTGATCTTGTATCATTGGCATCTCCTTTTTCAGCTCTGGTCCATGAAGCTTTGAACAGCTTTTCTCTGGTGGCTCTGTTTTTTAAATTTTGAAGAAGAGGCTGTTGTGTCGTGTTTTGTAAGGCCAGAAGATATTTTCCCGGTTGTCCGGCCGTCTTAGCATCAGAAGCTGCTGCTGCAATCTCATCTGCAGAAAGTCCGTCCAGTTCCTTTGCATCAGAGAAAAATACACCTCCCTGCTTTCTTGCTTCCAGTAATTTATTAGAATATTGGGTAGAAAGAGATGCTAACTCCTGATTGATCTGCTTTAGTTTTTCTTTATCAGCCGCGGAAAGGTTAGCTCCGGCAATTTCAAAATTCTGCTTATAATATTGTAAAAGTCTTTTGCTTTCAGAATCAAGACCGTCTTCCCTGATGGATTGTATTCTTTTATAAAGATTTTCATTCAGGTACAGTTTATCAGAATGAGCAGCAAATATAGGAGCATATTCTTCATCCAAAGCCTGTAAGGTAGGATTGGTATTTGCACCGGTAAGGTTAGAAAAAACAATTTGAGCTCTTCTTAATACTTCACCGCTTTTTTCCAATGCAACGATGGTATTTTCAAATGTAGGAGCAGCAGGATTATTGGCAATTTTTATGATTTCGGCTTCGTGCTGTTTTAAACCAAAGTCGAAGGCAGGTTTGAAGTGTTCGTTTTTGATTTTGTCAAACTCAGGAGCTTCGTACTGAAGCTTGCTTTTCTTCATAAACGGATTTGAAGATAAAGAGGGATCAGGTGCAGGAAGCTCCTGTTGAATATCGGTCTGTTTCATTGTAGTACAAGATTGATTGAACGCCAAGGCAGAAATTAATAATACCGATGAAATATTCTTCATAAATAGAGTTGTTATTAAAGCATAAAGATATTAAAAACTTGTATCATAAAATCTATTTTCGGAGACGTATTTACTGAAATGATATGCTGTATGTTTTACAGTTACTAAGTTAAGTCTTTTAGATACAGAAAGGTATTGTAAAAAATCAGTACGGCAGGCTCTTGCAGTATTTTTAAATGTAATGTAATATTTTTTATAAATTAGTTGTTATTTAATTAAAGAAATAAACAAAAATAATTAACAAAAGAAATAAGCATGAAAACAAGTACTTTATTTATTTTTTCAGCCCTAGCGGCATTAGCCTCATGTAATGATAAACATGAGAACAGAAATAGAGAGGGAGACAGAGACAGAAGTAATTGGGTAGAGAAAGTGGTAAGCAAAGAAAGCGGACCGATCCAGCATAAAGAATTTAACGGAGATTTTGATGAAATTCAGGTTTCACAGGCAATTGAGGCTGAGATCATAAAATCTGATAATGAAAAAGTGGTTATCTCCGCTCCACAAAATATTATTGATGAGATTCTTGTGGATAATGATGGCGGAAGGCTTCATATTCATTATAAGCCTGGTATCAGAGTGATGAATATCAGCAAAGTAACTGCAAAAATTTACACCAAAGACTTTAAGAAACTTCTTGCTGATTCGGCAGCGAGAATTATCATAAAAGATAAATTCACTCAGGAAAAAACAGATGTGGAAGTATCAAGTGCAGGAAGTATCTCCGGGGATCTGGAGGCAAATGATATGGATATCAACATCAGCAGCAGCAGTAGTTTTGATGGCAAAATATGGGCCGTAAACCTTGATGTTGAATCCTCATCAGGATCCACGCTTGATATCTCAGGAAAAGCAAAAAAGGCAGATATCAGTGCTTCTTCAGGCAGCAGTGTCTCAGCTAAAGGTGTTATTGCTGATGAGGTGGAGGCAGATGCTTCCAGTGGGGCAAGTATTCATATCAGTGCTGTTTCCAGTGTGAAAGCAGGTGCTTCTTCAGGTGGAAGTGTGGATATCTCTAAAAAAGGAGAACTTAAGAATGTAAGTAAAGACGAAAGCAGCGGCGGAAGCGTAAACATCCAATAAACTAATCCTGGGATTCTTCCTCATCTTCTTCATCGGCGGATGAGGATCCTTCCCAGTTTTTATTATCAAAATTAAGATTATCGTATGCTAATAATTCCTCCTCCCGCTGGAGGATTTCTTTTGTGGTAAACAGTGTAATATCGTCATCATGTTCTTTCATCCTGGCCAGTTTTCTGACAGAAGCTTTATCTATCGCCATAAATCTTTGTCCCAGGCGTCTTGCTGCATATTTTCTCATCCCTGTTTCATGAAGAACGTCAACAGCCATATCTACTGCGGTTCCTAATGTTTCACGGTAAATATGATTAATTCCGTTGTTAAGGTAATCATACGCATCAATTCTGTTTTTTGCCCTTACAAAAATTTTCACATCAGGATAGTGCTCACGGACAAGTTCTGCAATGAATTTATTATCATCCGGATCATCCAGGCACAAAACCAGAATTTCAGCATCTTCAATTCCGGCCGCCCTTAAAATAGGAATTCTGGTAGCATCCCCATAATATACTTTAAAACCATAGCTTCTGAGCAGCTTTACACGGTCTGAATCACGGTCCAGAACGGTAGCCGGTATTTTATTGGCTTTTAAAAGACGTCCCACTGTACTTCCAAAATGCCCAAAACCTACAATAATAATTTTCTTTTGGGAAACATTACTGTCGAGAATGTTGAAATCATGCTCTTCTTCAGGAATTTCTTTAATGAATTTCGGAGTAATAAACTTCTCGTTAATGATCAGAAGAATGGGAGTGATACACATGGTAATGGCAGTAACGGCCATCATTTGTGCATTCATTTCAGGCCCTAAAAGATAGAGATCCGATGCATAATTGAGGAGTACAAATGCAAACTCTCCCACCTGGGAAAGAGCAAACGCATAAAAAAGACTTTGAGAAGTATCTATCCTGAAAAACTTTCCTATAGTGTATAAAACCGCAAATTTTACAGCCAGCACAGCAAAAACGGTACTGAAAATAAATAATGGATCTTTCTGAATCACATTAAAATTGATAGTTGATCCCACACTAACGAAGAAAACGGCTAACAGCAATCCCTTGAAAGGATCAATCTGGGCTTCCAGTTCATGACGGAATTCACTGTTGGCAAGCATTACCCCGGCAAGAAAAGCTCCCAATGCGGGAGAAAGACCAATGACCACCATTAGTTCAGAAACCCCAATAACCAGGAATAGGGAAGAAGCAGTCAGCAGTTCTGTCATCCCGGATTTGGAAACATAACGCAGAAAAGGAACAAAGACATATCTGCCCAGCAAAATAAGTAAAGTGACTCCGAAAATTACCGTTCCGGCCTGAAGCCATTCCGGAAGTTTCTGGATCAGGATCTGAATTTCGTTATCGTGATGTTTGGCTTTATAATTAGCTACAATAGGAAGTATGGCCAAAATAGGGATCACAGAAATATCCTGAAACAGCAGGGTAGAGAAGGAGGCTTCTCCGGCAGTTGTTTTCAGATTGTTTTTTTCCTGTAAAGTCTGCAGAACAATTGCTGTGGAGGAAAGAGCGAAACACATGGCAATGGTGATGGCTTTATCCAGTCTCCAGCCTACACTTATAAATATCAAGAAAAGCAGCAAAATAGTGAGTGCCATCTGAGAAAGTCCCAGCCCCATTATCTTTTTCCGCATTTCCCAGAACTTCCGGGGTTCAAGTTCTAACCCTACAAGAAATAAAAGCATGATCACCCCAAACTCACTGGCATGCATGATATCATTTACATTGTTTCCCGTAAGCTTAAGTACATAAGGTCCAATGATAATTCCTCCTAAAATATAGCCGATTACAGAACTCAACCCGAATTTTCTGGCTAATGGAACCATAATAATGGCTACCCCCAGAAAAATTAATGTGTTCATCGCTAAGCTGGATTCCATATGCTATTGATTGAGTAGTTCTGTAAATTCTTTTTTGTGTAAAATAATTTCTTTTTTAGAAAGCTTATTGGCTTCATATACGATTTTAATATGCCGGATATCTGCTTTGAAAACCTTTAATGATACAATCAGACCACTGATGAGTTCTTCCACAGTATACTGGTAGGTTCCGGTTTTAGTGAAAGATCTTTCTTTACCGCCGGTAGTAACCAGTATATAGACCTCTTTTCCTTCCAGAGGATTTTCTTCCCCTTCTTTAAGCCAGTCTCTGTCAAAAACTTCATCAATCCATAATCTGAGGAGGGGAGGCATTCCAAACCATATCAGGGGGAACTGGAAAATAAAACGTTCGTAATTTTTAAGACGCTTTCTTTCCCGGAAAGCAGCAATGTGAAAGTCAGGATATTCTTCGTAAAGATCTCTCAGGGTATAATGCTGGTGGCGAACGTAGAAATTGATGAGCTCTACATTCGAATTGGAGTGCTCCAGATAAGGGTGTGCAAATACTACCAGCGTCTTCTTCATAATCCTGTTTTCAGTAAATATAGTGAAAAAATATTGAATAAAAGATGGTTTTTGCGAGGTTTTATTAATTTTTTAATATCTAAATATCAATTTAGTATTAATAAAAGTTAAAGATTTGAGGTTATTTTAGCTTTTTAAATAAAAAAACCAGATCGTGATGATCTGATTTCTATATCAATTTTAAAATGACTTATTTGTTTACCAGCCTCCGGATGCGCCACCGCCTCCAAAACTTCCACCTCCGCCGAAGCCGCCGA of the Chryseobacterium aureum genome contains:
- a CDS encoding M3 family metallopeptidase, whose protein sequence is MKNISSVLLISALAFNQSCTTMKQTDIQQELPAPDPSLSSNPFMKKSKLQYEAPEFDKIKNEHFKPAFDFGLKQHEAEIIKIANNPAAPTFENTIVALEKSGEVLRRAQIVFSNLTGANTNPTLQALDEEYAPIFAAHSDKLYLNENLYKRIQSIREDGLDSESKRLLQYYKQNFEIAGANLSAADKEKLKQINQELASLSTQYSNKLLEARKQGGVFFSDAKELDGLSADEIAAAASDAKTAGQPGKYLLALQNTTQQPLLQNLKNRATREKLFKASWTRAEKGDANDTRSTIEQLAKLRLKKAQILGKKNFAEWKLQDQMAKTPEAATKLMNQIANPAVETARREAKDIQDLIDQQKGGFKVEPWDWNFYAEQVRKAKFDLDESQIKPYFEITTVLEKGVFFAAEKFYGLTFKKRTDLPVYHPDVVTYEVFDHDGKSIAIYYLDFYTRDSKNGGAWMSNFVEQSYLLGTKPVIVNCYNYQKPAPGKPSLISYDDVSTIFHEFGHSIHGMFASQKYPSLSGTNVPRDFVEFPSQINEHWALDPVVLKNYAVHYETKQPIPQALVDKIKKASTFNQGYMTTELVSAAELDMDWHTVSNESQFIPVLDFEKQSLASHGFNLATVPPRYHTPYFAHIWGGGYSAGYYAYLWSETLDNDAWEWISKNGGLTRENGDRFRKYILSVGNSVDLNQAFRDFTGHDPDIKPLLRNRGFIK
- a CDS encoding GIN domain-containing protein — protein: MKTSTLFIFSALAALASCNDKHENRNREGDRDRSNWVEKVVSKESGPIQHKEFNGDFDEIQVSQAIEAEIIKSDNEKVVISAPQNIIDEILVDNDGGRLHIHYKPGIRVMNISKVTAKIYTKDFKKLLADSAARIIIKDKFTQEKTDVEVSSAGSISGDLEANDMDINISSSSSFDGKIWAVNLDVESSSGSTLDISGKAKKADISASSGSSVSAKGVIADEVEADASSGASIHISAVSSVKAGASSGGSVDISKKGELKNVSKDESSGGSVNIQ
- a CDS encoding monovalent cation:proton antiporter-2 (CPA2) family protein; its protein translation is MESSLAMNTLIFLGVAIIMVPLARKFGLSSVIGYILGGIIIGPYVLKLTGNNVNDIMHASEFGVIMLLFLVGLELEPRKFWEMRKKIMGLGLSQMALTILLLFLIFISVGWRLDKAITIAMCFALSSTAIVLQTLQEKNNLKTTAGEASFSTLLFQDISVIPILAILPIVANYKAKHHDNEIQILIQKLPEWLQAGTVIFGVTLLILLGRYVFVPFLRYVSKSGMTELLTASSLFLVIGVSELMVVIGLSPALGAFLAGVMLANSEFRHELEAQIDPFKGLLLAVFFVSVGSTINFNVIQKDPLFIFSTVFAVLAVKFAVLYTIGKFFRIDTSQSLFYAFALSQVGEFAFVLLNYASDLYLLGPEMNAQMMAVTAITMCITPILLIINEKFITPKFIKEIPEEEHDFNILDSNVSQKKIIIVGFGHFGSTVGRLLKANKIPATVLDRDSDRVKLLRSYGFKVYYGDATRIPILRAAGIEDAEILVLCLDDPDDNKFIAELVREHYPDVKIFVRAKNRIDAYDYLNNGINHIYRETLGTAVDMAVDVLHETGMRKYAARRLGQRFMAIDKASVRKLARMKEHDDDITLFTTKEILQREEELLAYDNLNFDNKNWEGSSSADEEDEEESQD
- a CDS encoding NAD(P)H-dependent oxidoreductase, with the translated sequence MKKTLVVFAHPYLEHSNSNVELINFYVRHQHYTLRDLYEEYPDFHIAAFRERKRLKNYERFIFQFPLIWFGMPPLLRLWIDEVFDRDWLKEGEENPLEGKEVYILVTTGGKERSFTKTGTYQYTVEELISGLIVSLKVFKADIRHIKIVYEANKLSKKEIILHKKEFTELLNQ